A stretch of Calditrichota bacterium DNA encodes these proteins:
- a CDS encoding DedA family protein, with translation MNFVEDYGYFGLFLFCLMAATIIPVSSEGAVAGALLLEMKSIPVLIWASLGNILGTVINYFIGLLVGQKWLDKKINKSTQKAYEIAHKYGWWSLLLSWLPIIGDPITIVAGVLRWNFLLFSIIVFTLRIARYYALIYFFV, from the coding sequence ATGAATTTTGTTGAAGACTACGGTTACTTTGGTTTATTTCTTTTTTGTCTGATGGCAGCTACTATAATTCCTGTTAGCTCCGAAGGTGCTGTTGCAGGCGCGTTGCTTCTGGAAATGAAATCAATTCCGGTTTTAATTTGGGCCAGCCTGGGAAATATTCTGGGAACAGTTATTAATTATTTTATTGGCCTTTTGGTTGGGCAAAAGTGGTTGGATAAAAAGATTAATAAAAGCACACAAAAGGCTTATGAGATTGCTCATAAATATGGCTGGTGGTCTTTGCTGCTTTCATGGTTACCAATAATTGGTGATCCCATAACAATTGTTGCCGGAGTCCTGCGCTGGAATTTTCTCTTGTTTTCGATAATAGTTTTTACTTTAAGAATTGC
- the arsC gene encoding arsenate reductase (glutaredoxin) (This arsenate reductase requires both glutathione and glutaredoxin to convert arsenate to arsenite, after which the efflux transporter formed by ArsA and ArsB can extrude the arsenite from the cell, providing resistance.), with protein sequence MKNKIYHNPRCSKSRQTLQLMNDNNAEVEIVEYLKTPPTAEEILTLCKQIRIAPKDLVRMKEPILKELGFSKKSELSDKEWCKLMSENPKLIERPIVVYNGKVVLGRPPEKVLDII encoded by the coding sequence TTGAAAAACAAAATATATCATAATCCCCGCTGCAGTAAAAGCCGGCAAACTTTACAATTGATGAATGATAACAATGCCGAAGTTGAAATCGTTGAGTATTTAAAAACTCCTCCAACTGCCGAAGAGATTCTAACACTTTGTAAGCAAATTCGTATAGCTCCAAAGGATCTTGTTAGGATGAAAGAACCAATCTTGAAAGAACTAGGTTTCTCCAAAAAGTCCGAGCTATCCGACAAAGAGTGGTGCAAGTTGATGTCTGAAAACCCAAAGTTGATCGAGCGACCGATTGTTGTTTATAATGGAAAAGTTGTATTAGGCAGGCCGCCAGAAAAAGTGTTGGATATTATTTAG
- a CDS encoding transcriptional regulator, protein MKNNIKQICDLLAETNDSSKINHLLESFFTPAELADLDSRWEILKRLNKGETQRKIAKDLHLGLCKITRGSKELKKPNSILKKIITKIEKEN, encoded by the coding sequence ATGAAAAACAATATAAAACAAATTTGTGATTTATTAGCCGAGACAAATGATTCAAGTAAAATAAATCATTTATTAGAAAGCTTTTTTACCCCCGCCGAATTAGCTGATCTTGATTCCAGATGGGAAATATTAAAACGATTGAATAAAGGTGAAACACAACGGAAAATAGCTAAAGACCTGCATCTGGGGTTATGCAAAATTACACGTGGATCGAAAGAATTGAAGAAACCCAACTCTATTTTAAAAAAAATAATTACCAAAATAGAAAAAGAAAACTAG
- a CDS encoding TrpB-like pyridoxal phosphate-dependent enzyme — MAVKVFLTEDEMPKQWYNLAPDLPTPMQPPLGPDGNPIGPEMLAPVFPMNLIEQEVSAERWIDIPEEVRELLFKWRPSPLHRAVSLEKALGTPARIYYKNESVSPAGSHKPNTAIPQAWYNKQFGIEKLTTETGAGQWGSALSFACSLVGLECKVFMVRISFDQKPMRKLMMETWNGTCIPSPSDQTEIGKKFLAEDPNTPGSLGIAISEAVEAAVTDPTGKSRYSLGSVLNHVMLHQTIIGLETKKQLAKINEKNVDVVIGCAGGGSNFAGLAFPFVNDKINGANIDIIPVEPASCPTMTKAPFAYDFGDTGQMTPLMPMHSLGHKFIPPPIHAGGLRYHGMAPLVSAAINDGLLNPTSIGQVECYKAAVQFARTEGIIVAPETSHAVASAIREANKAKEEGKEKVIVFGLSGHGLMDLLGYEKHFTDDLDHHAMSDEELAESIKCMDGLPKPK; from the coding sequence ATGGCTGTTAAAGTATTTTTAACCGAAGATGAAATGCCAAAGCAATGGTATAACCTTGCTCCAGATTTACCCACACCTATGCAACCGCCATTAGGACCTGATGGAAACCCTATCGGACCGGAAATGCTGGCACCGGTTTTCCCGATGAACCTGATTGAGCAGGAAGTTAGTGCAGAACGCTGGATTGATATTCCCGAAGAAGTTAGGGAATTGCTCTTCAAATGGAGGCCTTCTCCATTGCACAGGGCCGTTTCATTAGAAAAAGCTTTAGGCACACCGGCACGAATTTATTACAAAAATGAAAGTGTTTCGCCGGCAGGGAGCCATAAACCAAACACAGCAATTCCTCAGGCTTGGTATAATAAACAGTTTGGCATAGAGAAGCTAACCACGGAAACCGGGGCCGGCCAATGGGGAAGTGCTCTTTCATTTGCCTGTTCGCTGGTTGGGCTTGAATGTAAAGTATTTATGGTACGAATTAGCTTTGACCAAAAACCAATGCGTAAACTGATGATGGAAACCTGGAATGGAACATGTATTCCAAGCCCAAGTGACCAAACTGAAATCGGCAAAAAATTTCTTGCTGAAGACCCCAATACACCAGGCAGTCTTGGAATTGCTATAAGTGAGGCCGTTGAAGCGGCAGTAACTGATCCGACAGGAAAATCGCGCTATTCTCTTGGCAGTGTATTAAACCATGTAATGCTGCATCAAACCATAATTGGTCTTGAAACAAAGAAACAGTTAGCCAAGATCAACGAAAAAAATGTTGATGTTGTAATTGGCTGCGCAGGTGGCGGCAGTAATTTTGCCGGTCTGGCCTTCCCTTTTGTAAATGATAAAATAAATGGCGCAAATATCGATATTATCCCAGTAGAGCCTGCATCTTGCCCAACGATGACAAAAGCACCATTTGCTTATGATTTTGGTGATACCGGCCAGATGACTCCACTGATGCCGATGCATTCATTGGGTCATAAATTTATTCCACCTCCAATCCATGCCGGTGGTTTACGTTATCATGGTATGGCGCCATTAGTTAGTGCGGCTATAAATGATGGATTATTAAATCCAACTTCTATCGGCCAGGTAGAATGTTATAAAGCTGCTGTACAGTTTGCCCGTACCGAAGGGATTATTGTTGCTCCTGAAACCAGCCATGCAGTCGCATCTGCAATCCGTGAAGCAAATAAAGCCAAAGAAGAAGGAAAAGAAAAAGTTATCGTATTTGGATTAAGCGGACATGGATTAATGGATTTACTTGGTTACGAAAAACATTTCACCGATGATTTGGATCATCATGCAATGTCCGATGAAGAATTAGCAGAGTCAATTAAATGCATGGATGGCTTGCCAAAACCGAAGTAG